The Coregonus clupeaformis isolate EN_2021a chromosome 39, ASM2061545v1, whole genome shotgun sequence genome contains the following window.
TCTGAGTACgcttcctggtaatccgtctggccatgcggccttgtgaatgttaacctgtttataggtcttactcacatcagctacagaGAGCGTTATcgcacagtcgtccagaacagctggtgctctcatgcatggtttagTATTGCTTACCTCAAAGCGAGTATAGAAGGCATtttgctcgtctggtaggctcgcgtcactgggcagctcacggctgggtttccctttgcaaTCCTTAATAGTTTACAAGCcatgccacatccaacgagcgtcagagctggtgtagtaggattcgatcttagtcctgtattgatgttttgactgtttgatggttcgtcggagggcatagcgggatttcttttgagcgtccggattagtgtccccgCTGCTTTTAGTTTACTCAACTTTTCAGTCCATGTGTAACCCCAACAAAAAAAAGAGTTAGTCCAACTTCAGTCAATACAAAATAATGTGTTTGCTCAACTTGTCTCATAAGTTTATTGAACAAAGTTATTATTTGGGCATCTTAATTAAAAAAGGCTGTGCAAATAGTTACtcacactgtcacgatcgtcatagggaacagaccaaggcgcagcgtgatgaacaaacatactttaattagttaacgtttaaacatgaatacaaaacaagaaacgactcgtgacgtccacggtatcaatgaccgaacacggaacaaaaacccacaaacacaaagggaaaacatacagtttaaatatggctcccaatcagagacaaccagccaacagctgacactcgttgcctctgattgggagacactcaggcaaaacatagaaatcaacacaacagaattaccaacatagaaatacacacatagaatgaacacaccccgGCTCAACacaatgagtcccagagccagggtgtgacacacacacagtgcttttaacatgcaatttcaacttacatatttgacacacattgtgcatttatttttacagtacttaatattcaacatgtccttacctgggatttgaactcacaacctcttggatCATGGCTACACCGATCTTCCAGCTATGCCACCATGTCTTTGCcaattatcagttaatctgactattctctcatcattaattttattttcttatttaagCAATTTTGGTTATTAAGGCAAACCATTGCTGGACATATTTTTTATCATTATAATTTTGAGAAAAATACTTATTTATTCTACTAATCCTGATGTTTAGGCCACAATGGACGATAGGAAAAACTAGAGTCATCTAAAGACAGTTTCTCTTTCTTTCCATGTAGATTAAAAACCATTTAGATCTGTCATTAAAGGACCACAAACTGATTTAACTACATTTAATCTAATAGGACATTTTAATGGAACTATCGGTCCTGTAGGAGAGAAAGAAGAAACCACCATGATCCTTGGTGTTGTGACTACTGTCCTCCTGATAGTCATCCTCATCCTGGTCCTCAAGATTAGACGAgacgcaaacacacacaataaAGGCACAATGGAAGACCATGAGCGTTTTCTACAAGGTGTATATCTCAGATTATAAGACtataaactgagtgtacaaaacattaagaatacctgctctttccatgacatagactgaccaggtgaatccaggtgaaagctatgatccgtcacttgttaaatccacttcaatcagtgtagatgaaggtaaGGAGACAGGTCAAAGAAGGATTGTTAAACCCCCTATTTCAAGTAGACAAAAATACCATCATGGTTAGAGTCTGAGGTAGAGTAGGATTGGCCAGTGAGATACGCATCACTTCCTGAAGTGTGAGTGACAGGAAGGAGCAGCTCAGTGTTGAATGAGACCTGCTGAGGTGAACATCACTGGGTCTCTCATGACATTTGCCTGAGATATAGTGgaataaatgtttttttaaagaaCAACTATAGAATAGATTCCCAGTATTTTACAATCTTTTAAAACTAAAGATGACATAGCCCTGGGGTAATATATCTAATTATATGTAAATAAGATTAAAATAAGATTTAGAACACAAACTGGGGCCCTTTTAACAAAACTCATAATACttgtggtaatggactgtactgTAAGGGGAAATAACCAATAAAAAAAtcatattttgttattttttgttattgtagtttgtgtgtataatctctctctctctctctctctctctctctctctctctctctctctccctctctccctctctccctctctctccctctctctctctctctctctctctctcttcacaccactctctctctgccGCATCTAAATCATAAAACAGTTGAATTTAATTGAATGCATGATGTACAATGGTACTGTGTGTTGGACATCTGGGGTTTGGGACACCTACACACCGCCATCTGCTGTTTAGTACAATTACCATACTTTAGTGGGCTATGTTCAAAATGACCATAAAATATGTTCTATTCAACATCTTCAACACTTTGGAACACTTGTAGGCCTACTTCAATCACAGTTCATCCATGGTGTATTTACATGCACAATGAATGCATCCATAAACAATAGACCTACTGCTCTAATGTTGAGTGTACAGAGGCAGGTGTCAATGCTCTCTGCAGACTCTCATCTGATGCATTCGCTGCAGACGTTACATACTCGGCCTGTGGTCAGTGTCACCTCGCTGGTGTGAACAGGGATGGAAAACAACCCATATCTCATACAAAGATCTCTGTGGTCCGAAGTTTCCACTCAACAACTAAACAAACAGACATCATGCCTTCGCACATTTGGTATAAACTTTTCTTTCTTAGGTACTTTTGAGTTCACACCTAGGACTGTTGCAGTGACcatattactgccacaccggcggGCACGAGTCATGAAGGTAGTCAAATTCCACGTTtccgtttagtcatggtaattaggcttctccaagctctgatgctgctgctggtcattagcaGCCTACCAAACTTGATAACTGCCTGGTACTATGCACTGTATTGTCCCTCTAAtctctctgacatcaatgcaaatgtattcgaaaatctaatcaaacacttcatgaaagtccatgagctcatgttgcgcaacatttctataggctattttattgctggagaaaacagagtgatgggcgctaataaaaagaggaggatcccatcagctttctataggctagccctactatatttatttctcaactttcatcatattaagcacattgcttatatttacaacaggagtatagcctacctggctggcatgaaaataaaccacggggaaaagcgtcctccattcgctatttaagcgCATATacaacatgtattttttcccgctgcccctgtttcgagacaggtgcatgataatggtccattctaaatcaaaacaaatgtcacacatatattatttagtatatgtaaagacaagattaaatcaagaatagtctgatgggtgacaaaaTTAGCCTATGACTTCTGAATTTTATATTATCACTtctgaatgatgcccagcataataaacaatgcctttttgcgactttttcgattcatagtcgcacacctcatgtagcctagcccataggcctatatgttttaataaggtttggcCAAAAAACATCTTAAAAGTAAatacattaatccgctttacaaggggtgtagagcctaactggcatatataagcagcgcatgagtttcaagtttggggaagataattttcaccataaaaatgcacctttataataaaagcatcacatgcataattgcatttgcggtcacttttgttAATGGTCTTTTCCGCTAATGtaacattcacgcttatagcctactaccattgctgcacttataatgtgaagaaatggCCTAAtaatttatcaacattttaagctaaacgttctgatcagttgcgtcagccacattgcataaaaaaggttttttgatgctagtggttgtattaatttaaaccgctcaacacagaatagccgcatgtgcgcaatCCCTCAAatagtttggagaaaatatttatgttttattcagctttgttcaattgtattcatcatactataaaataatgccatggattaataagcaaatcttgtctgataaatgaactagtgtagcccacagccatttggcatagccagatcaggacctaacataaggacaactcagagtatgctattattttcttctgaaatagactacattttcttcatatcatgcttctttagacctgtctaaaataaataatggatttattttgaaggtgtaggctatattacatggctttattagactttttaaatggcttgtaggctatgtgtggaagccaggagatgctaaatgtgtttatgttaattaacggtcaattactgtgagaccgacagttatttgcttgacaatcaccggctgatgaaattttgtgaccaccacagccctattCACACCTCATCTATTAGTGTGACATTAAGGGTTTGTTATGGTTTGCTACCAATGCAGTTTGATTTGCATGCAGATAATTTGTCTCGTTGTGTTTCTAAGGCCTGTGATAACCCTTGTGGTGTCTTTGGTCATCATACACTTGTTTTATTTCTGTATTTGTTCTGAACAGAGGGATTTGGAAGAAGTTGATAACCAAATGTCACATATGTAATTTGACCTGTTACACTTATAGCCCATGGTTTTCATGTCCTCATTGTTTAGTAGAATAGGAGGGTACACTAAGGCCATGCACTTATCAAGGCTTAGTTTACTTTTAACAAAACCGTTATCTACCTACAGCATCAACCAAATGACAAGTGtgcttccaaaatggcaccctattttttatatagtgcactacttttgaacagggcccatgttgaccaaagccctatgggctctggtcaaaagtagtgcactttacacTCATTTGGAAAAAGAGgtgctatctagaatctaaagctgtccccataggagaacccattGAATAACcatttttagttccaggtagaacctatttggttccaggtagaactcttttgggttccatgtaggactctttccacagatggttctacatggaaccaggggtgaaagtagaatTCATTTCTTCCCAACATTTTTTATGggcctaatcatagaattacgtatagaatccctattaattcaataggatctctgtgggcctagtcCTAAAGgtttgtcatttaacttttaaaatgtattaccttttattgtGGCAAAAACACAACCAGTAACTATGTTTTAATCTGATTGTCAAGAAATCACTTCAAAGGGCTTCTTTATTAGGCTACCTGTGCACATTCATCCGCTCGCAACATCCAGtatttccagcctccaaacaTTGGTGAATGGAAAGCGAAATCTGTTACAAAATACACCAAAAAGTGTCATGACATTTGGCGATTGTCATTAGGGCAGAATATATGAGTCCACTGCAGTCCGCGCGTGTCTCAGTGTTCTCATTGAACCACATCGCATTTTGGAACGCAGGCTATGCAACCCGTTTTCAAGTCCATTTGATGATTTTTCATGCCTCTGacatgacacacacatacagtaccagtcaaagcttggacacacctgctcattcaatggtttttctatatttttactattttttacattgtagaataacagtgaagacatcaaaactatgaaataacacatatggaatcatgtagtaaccaaaaaaagtgttaaacaaatcaaaatatattttatatttgggattcttcaaatagccaccctttgccttgatgacagctttgcacactcttggcattctctcaagcagcttcatggggtagtcacctggaatgcatttaaattaacaggtgtgccttcttaaaagttaatttgaggaatttatttccttcttaatgtgtttgagccaatcagttgtgttgtgacaaggtaggggggtatacagaagatggccctatttgttaaaagaccaagtccatattatggcaagaacagctcaaataagcaaagagaaacgacagtccatcattactttaagacatgaaggtcagtcaatacggaacatttcaagaactttgaacgtttcttcaagtgcagttgcaaaaaccatgaagcgctatgatgaaacgggctctcatgaggaccgccacaggaatggaagacccagatttacctctgctgcagaggataggttcattagagttaccagcctcagaaattgcagcccaaataaatgcttcacagagttgaaatataaaatatattttgatttgtttaacaattttggttactaaatgattccatatgtgttatttcatagctttgatgtcttcactattattctaaaatgtagaaaatagtaaaaataaagaattggTGTCCCTATGAGGTTCTGTGACCCTTGAATGCTTCTCCACAGTATTCTGGATATTGTCACGTCTACTCGTGCTCCCCCCCTCCAGCGCTCAACGTCGccggtttactaaccaccggtcctggcaacccatcatttcacacacctggcaaccctcattatgcacacctgcaccccatcattaggcacacctggacttcatcactaccctgattactcccccgtcacgctcgttgagtacaggattggaccaaggtgcagcgtggaatgcatacatgtttattaacgaagttaacacacaacaaaacaacaaaagcaacgtaacgtgaagctcacaatggctacacacacacaagccaaaccagagtcaagatcccacaactaaggtaagcaaaaatggctacctaagtatgatcccaaatcagagacaacaatcgacagctgcctctgattgggaaccacacccggccaacatagatctacaatcacctagaatgtacacatagaaattcacaccctgaccaaaccaaccaaagacaaccgggctctcaaggccagggcgtgacagtaccccccaaaggtgtgtactccggccgcaccaacctgactcattaggggagggtcccggtgggcattcagcctcggtggcggctccggctccgggcatgacgtcctctccctttctgcctccccattgcacccctggtccggtctggacctcggtgcgatgcttcccctctcagtcctcccacgatgcaccaagccctgtctggaccctggtgtgggaggccccgaccctggagaggggctgacgtctggaccTGGACCGGCAATCcacccgcgatgcaccaagccctgtctggaccctggtgtgggaggccccgaccctggagaggggttgacgtctggttctggagtggagccgctgaccggagctgaactggaccccggtggagcggactgctctggctctggactggagcagctgaccggggctggaccaggcaccggtagagcggactgctctggcactggagtggagccgttgaccggagctgaactgtaccccggtggagcggactgtgcgcataaccggagcaggatatactggaccgtggaggcgcactggcgacacagtgtgTATCTCCGCATAacttggttcctcaatgaacacatgCTCCTTCTGTAGCCttgccagctcctctctccgtgcatccactaattccttctccctttgggcctcctgcagcgcctccttctgaagtgagagctcctgctccctcttctcTTACAGCCCCCGTAATATGTTGGCCTCCTCTCTCATACTgctgatccgcaggtcttggaggacctctacaatagcggcctcctcctccacagtcagccctttcacggcctcctgctgcttcgtcgaccaccccgtgtgccccccccaaacattttcttggggctgtctctcgggcttcatTCGTCGTCGGCGTCGCCGTTGATCCGGACTCCAACCCTCCTCCATTACCTCACCGTAACGGATGGCTTCCTCCTCGGTAattttcccccaaccgaggaggacatctaccaatgTTGCTTCccgctgtgtccagggtgtttgttcctcctgggcacgctgcttggtccgttggtggtgggatcttctgtcacgttcgtagagtacaggattggaccaaggtgcagcgtggaatgcatacatgtttgttcacaaagttaacacacgacaaaacaacataagcaacgaaacgtgaagctcacaatggctacacacacacaagccaaacaagagtcaagatcccacaacataggtaggcaaaatggctacctaagtatgatccccaataagagacaatgatcgacagctgcctctgattgggaaccacacccggccaacatagaactacaataacatagaatgtacacatagaaattcacaccctgaccaaaccaacgagaaacaacaggcatttaaaggtcagggcgtgacaccccctttatctagcactccctAGCATTACacttcaggcagtattggttctaTGTTCATGTCCAGacgcttctcttgttttgtatcacTCTATGTTCTTTATCATTAAACTCaccaactgcacctgcttcctgactcccagcgtcattCTTACAGATATGGCTGAAACACACTCCAGGACATGGACGTATATCCATTGTAACAACCTATTATGAAAAAGTGCAATTTCACGTTgcaaaaatattaaataaatgtTAATCTGACTCTTTGGAAAGTTGCCCTCGCTGATGTTGGATCATATCATTGTGGAATATTCTGGTATAATGAATGCTATTTTGGAAATAGTGAATCTCATGATTCAAGGTCAGTGTAGAAATGGGAAGAGATTGGAAGACAGAAAAATCATTGAGTAGAAAAATATGTTTACAATTTCAATTTCAGATGTATTTTCCCACTCAGAATGTCTAAATGTTGTGTGGTTTTCTTTTGCCAGGAACCAAGTCTGACATTGAAGGTAAGACATTTGAAGAGCTGATCTCTAAAAAAGTTTACatgaaatgtaaaaaatgttctaAACATTTTATCTTCAACCAAATGTTGATACAGTATTATAAATGATGTGTTCTTTTTTTTCTGGTCAGCAACCTTAAGAATTCCCTCGTTATAAGTATGTATTTTTCTCCTTCTCAAGAGAATCAAACTGGATTGCTGAACTACATAACATTTGTTCtggttattatcattattatcctGATAGTAACGAACATTCTCCTGACAATCTTGTGGAGAGCTCTGAAAAAACATATGTAGTAAGTTAATCTTTGTCATACCATATTCATAATATATGATATATGAATGCCAAATATGAATGGCATAAATGACTATTATATCAAGTGAGTCATTTTGCATTATATTTTTTTCCTGACTTTAAACTGCTTCACATTATAGCTGGGGTAACTTAGTAATTGTGGATGAAGTATGCATCGCTGTCTTTATTTTAGAATCTGAACATGGACACAGAGAATTACGCTGCACTGAGCTTCTCAATAACATACCTGAGCGTGGAAGGGGAAGAGGGCAGTATGGAGACGTTTCTGAGACACACAGTGTGTATGCTGTGAAATAGTCTTGTTTGACTATATTAACATATAATACGGTATCTACTGTGTAATTGTGTCAGTATTGAATACAGTATTTGAAAAGACAGTAAACCACATCTGTATTTGTAACTGCTGAAGGATTGAGAAACTGAATCATTGAATTAATCTATTTCCTGATGAGGTTGATGATGAAGAAGATTATCAGACAGCAGAGGAGAAATCCAGTTCTTATGATGGAGAAGAGGACAAGGATCCTCATATCCACTTCAGTCACCACTTGAACATCACCACCTGAAAGAATGTCATGTTTTCAATTATACAGCAGGAGTTATTACAGtgtaataaaatgtattttattttgccTTTATTTGATCAGGTAAGTCATTGAGAGCACATTGTCTTTTACAATAACTATCTGTGTGACtattgtaaatgtaatgtatatgtAATTTTAACAAAGGAGCATAAGAGGTTTACCTTGAATGTCCAGCTTGGTCCCTTTCCCAAATAGTATCTCCCCACAAgaggccacagcacagtagtaagtcccagcatcagagaggctgaggttcCTCTTGTGGAGGTTGTAGACACAGCTCTGTGTAGGAGACCCAGCCTCAGGGCTCTTCTCATGCTGATCACTCCTGTCTCCATGGGAGTAAATGAGTCCTGGATGGGATTCTCCTGAGCCATGTCTGAACCAATGGACAATGTGTTCTCCTGcacaggtctcagtgtgtattgtacagttcagagtcacagagtctcctGGCTGGACTGACTCAGACACAGACTGCTCTACAACTGTCTTGCTGTTGCAGCCTGAATCTGAAAAGAGGGTTTAAATATGTCAGCAAATCTGTGCTAACTATCTACAACTTCCCCGTAGCAAGTGTTACTCGTTTAGAGAATCATCTAAATGTGAGAACACCCGATATTTACTGTAAGACGCTTTTCCAAAACAAAAATCTTAGGCTAACTCATCACTACTCTTTATCTACAAATTCAGATTTGTCCTGAAAATATTTAAGGAATATTGAAATAATTTTCTCAGTACTGTACCTTTTATATTGAGGATGGTTCCTTTTCCAAATTCTATCACATTTGAGTGTGCGCTCCCACAGTAGTACGTGGCTGAATCCGAGCTTTTCATGTCTGAGATGCTGAGGTGATTTATTCCTTGGCTGCTTTGCACTGAAAATCGAGGGTTACCCTTGAACTCATGGTAATATGTAGGAGCCTTGTCATACTT
Protein-coding sequences here:
- the LOC121554264 gene encoding immunoglobulin alpha-2 heavy chain-like translates to MVVVHVRAGTEPSAIQQESGLMSANVGDTVTLQCFYEGDMAMHFSWYKQPLGEKPQVISTVYKYDKAPTYYHEFKGNPRFSVQSSQGINHLSISDMKSSDSATYYCGSAHSNVIEFGKGTILNIKGCNSKTVVEQSVSESVQPGDSVTLNCTIHTETCAGEHIVHWFRHGSGESHPGLIYSHGDRSDQHEKSPEAGSPTQSCVYNLHKRNLSLSDAGTYYCAVASCGEILFGKGTKLDIQGGDVQVVTEVDMRILVLFSIIRTGFLLCCLIIFFIINLIRK